In one window of Nocardia brasiliensis DNA:
- the ectA gene encoding diaminobutyrate acetyltransferase, which translates to MGPDPGRPQAELVLRAPRVDDGAELWRIAKNSEVLDVNSSYAYLLWCRDFAQTTVVAEVRGRVVGYVIGYIRPQAPDTVFVWQVAVDRAQRGRGTGAKLLHALLDAVVPQGVTTLETTISPDNAASIALFGSLARQREARMTKRPLFDTGVFPDSHESEDLYLIAPIARTTQEDHR; encoded by the coding sequence CTGGGACCTGACCCCGGCCGCCCCCAGGCCGAGTTGGTTCTGCGCGCGCCACGCGTCGACGACGGCGCCGAGCTGTGGCGAATCGCGAAGAACTCCGAGGTCCTCGACGTCAATTCGAGCTACGCCTACCTGCTGTGGTGCCGTGACTTCGCGCAGACCACGGTGGTCGCCGAAGTGCGCGGCCGAGTGGTCGGTTACGTGATCGGCTACATCCGCCCGCAGGCCCCGGACACGGTGTTCGTCTGGCAGGTGGCGGTGGACCGGGCCCAGCGCGGCAGGGGCACCGGCGCCAAACTGCTGCACGCTTTGCTGGACGCCGTTGTCCCGCAGGGCGTTACGACGCTGGAGACGACGATCTCGCCCGACAACGCCGCGTCCATCGCGCTGTTCGGCTCGCTCGCCCGTCAGCGCGAGGCCCGAATGACCAAGCGCCCCTTGTTCGATACGGGCGTCTTCCCGGACAGCCATGAGTCCGAGGACCTCTACCTCATCGCACCGATCGCTCGCACAACGCAGGAGGACCACCGATGA
- a CDS encoding sensor histidine kinase: MSSAERWLDPKRWSLRGRVTAVFTAISALMSLVLVVSVFTISRSYLEHAQAGATDLQANLDLLRNVLVACAVAVTAIGAAVGWWASRRVLTPLHQLAATAARIASGDLDLRLSSTHDQDLATTVESFNSMVDSLQRRIEREHRLFGDVSHELRTPLTTLVASVDVLNRHRADLPDRSQRALALVTDEVDHLRRLLDDLLALARVEAGMHRGDQEPLSVRDLLRHTLAERRYPLDLLTVHEDVVVLGRKLELERAVLNLLQNADLHGGGVVAVAVDRVGDAAVIVVDDAGPGVPPADRVRIFERFATARSGRRSATGTGIGLALVAETVAKHGGHVECVGRPGGGARFVATLPGVRAIEP; encoded by the coding sequence ATGTCCAGCGCTGAACGCTGGCTCGATCCGAAACGCTGGAGTCTGCGCGGCCGGGTGACCGCCGTGTTCACCGCGATCAGCGCGCTGATGTCGCTGGTGCTCGTGGTCTCGGTGTTCACCATCAGTCGCAGCTATCTCGAACACGCGCAGGCCGGTGCCACCGACCTGCAGGCGAATCTGGACCTGCTGCGCAATGTACTGGTCGCCTGCGCGGTCGCGGTCACCGCGATCGGTGCGGCCGTCGGCTGGTGGGCGAGCAGGCGGGTGCTCACGCCGCTGCACCAGCTGGCCGCCACCGCGGCCAGGATCGCCTCCGGTGATCTCGATCTGCGCCTGTCCAGCACTCACGACCAGGATCTCGCGACCACCGTCGAGTCGTTCAACTCGATGGTCGACTCGCTGCAACGGCGCATCGAGCGCGAGCATCGGCTGTTCGGCGATGTCAGTCACGAATTGCGTACTCCGCTCACCACTTTGGTGGCCAGTGTGGACGTGCTCAACCGGCATCGCGCCGACCTGCCGGACCGCTCCCAGCGGGCGCTTGCGCTGGTCACCGACGAGGTGGACCATCTGCGCAGGCTGCTCGACGATCTGCTCGCGCTCGCGCGGGTCGAGGCGGGCATGCACCGCGGCGACCAGGAACCGCTGTCGGTGCGAGATCTGTTGCGGCACACCCTCGCCGAGCGTCGCTACCCGCTCGATCTACTGACCGTGCACGAGGACGTCGTGGTGCTCGGCCGCAAGCTCGAGTTGGAGCGGGCGGTACTGAATCTGCTGCAGAACGCGGATCTGCACGGTGGCGGCGTGGTCGCGGTCGCCGTGGACCGGGTGGGTGACGCGGCGGTGATCGTCGTGGACGACGCGGGCCCGGGCGTACCACCCGCGGACCGGGTGCGCATCTTCGAACGTTTCGCGACCGCGCGCTCGGGCCGTCGCTCGGCGACCGGGACCGGGATCGGTCTCGCGCTGGTCGCCGAGACCGTCGCCAAGCACGGTGGCCACGTCGAATGCGTGGGCCGACCAGGTGGCGGCGCCCGGTTCGTGGCCACCCTGCCCGGCGTCCGCGCAATCGAGCCGTAA
- a CDS encoding response regulator transcription factor, translating into MTNLMIVEDDDRVRGALRLAMEDEGYDVAEAEEAEDALTHLRSNGVPDVMIVDLMLGDMDGFDCIREIRREHDVPIIVVSARDDTHDVVAALEAGADDFVAKPFEIKEITARMRAVRRRARLTAEREAPPQEVVLDADPEAPLVLAQDAGVVRRGEEEIRLTLTEFRLLCELAETPGRVLSRTVLLERVWDQGFFGDERIVDVHMRRLRTKIERDASDPRVVVTVRGLGYRLDVQR; encoded by the coding sequence ATGACGAACCTGATGATCGTCGAGGACGACGACCGGGTCCGGGGTGCGCTGCGGCTCGCCATGGAGGACGAAGGCTACGACGTCGCGGAGGCCGAGGAGGCCGAGGACGCGCTCACCCATCTGCGCAGCAACGGCGTCCCCGATGTGATGATCGTCGATCTGATGCTCGGCGACATGGACGGCTTCGACTGCATCCGAGAGATCCGCCGCGAGCACGACGTGCCGATCATCGTGGTCAGCGCGCGCGACGACACCCACGACGTGGTGGCCGCGCTGGAGGCAGGCGCCGACGATTTCGTGGCCAAGCCGTTCGAGATCAAGGAGATCACCGCGCGGATGCGGGCGGTGCGTCGCCGGGCGCGGCTCACCGCCGAACGTGAGGCGCCGCCACAGGAGGTGGTGCTCGACGCGGACCCCGAGGCGCCGCTGGTGCTCGCGCAGGACGCGGGCGTGGTGCGTCGCGGCGAGGAGGAGATCCGGCTGACGCTGACCGAGTTCCGCCTGCTGTGTGAGCTCGCCGAGACCCCTGGCCGGGTGCTCAGTCGCACCGTCTTGCTCGAACGAGTATGGGACCAAGGCTTTTTCGGCGATGAGCGGATCGTCGACGTGCACATGCGCAGGCTGCGCACGAAGATCGAACGGGACGCTTCGGACCCGCGCGTCGTGGTGACGGTGCGCGGGCTCGGCTACCGCCTCGATGTCCAGCGCTGA
- a CDS encoding RNA polymerase sigma factor SigF: MAGRTASGGDSYDNIEPLFEKIAALAEGDPRREPMRAELIERCLPLAEHIARKFAGRGENFDDLLQVARLGLVQAADRFEVARGSSFLSFAVPTIMGEVRRHFRDNTWSVRVPRRTKEIQLTIGATVEELSQRLGRMPRAREIAAELEVDLVEVTQALIAGNAYQSASIDAVVGDDIDNAPLPLLESLGAEEPSYHLVEDYLAVRPLIEELPERERRVLIMRFFESKTQSQIAEVLGVSQMHVSRILSRTLHQLREDALRD; the protein is encoded by the coding sequence ATGGCGGGTAGGACGGCCAGCGGCGGCGACAGCTACGACAACATCGAGCCGCTCTTCGAGAAGATCGCCGCGCTGGCCGAGGGCGACCCGCGCCGGGAACCGATGCGCGCCGAACTCATCGAACGCTGCCTGCCGCTGGCCGAGCACATCGCACGCAAATTCGCCGGGCGCGGTGAGAATTTCGACGACCTGCTCCAGGTGGCGCGGCTGGGGTTGGTGCAGGCCGCCGATCGCTTCGAGGTGGCCCGGGGCTCGTCCTTTCTGTCCTTCGCCGTGCCGACCATCATGGGCGAGGTGCGCAGGCATTTCCGGGACAACACCTGGTCGGTGCGAGTTCCCCGGCGCACCAAGGAGATTCAACTCACAATCGGCGCCACCGTGGAGGAGCTGTCGCAGCGGCTCGGCCGGATGCCGCGCGCGCGGGAGATCGCCGCGGAATTGGAGGTCGACCTGGTGGAGGTGACCCAGGCGTTGATCGCGGGCAATGCCTATCAGTCCGCCTCGATCGATGCCGTGGTCGGCGACGACATCGACAACGCGCCGTTGCCGCTGCTGGAAAGCCTTGGCGCCGAGGAGCCCTCCTATCATCTCGTGGAGGACTACCTCGCGGTGCGCCCGCTGATCGAGGAACTGCCCGAGCGCGAGCGCCGGGTGTTGATCATGCGGTTCTTCGAATCGAAGACCCAGTCCCAGATCGCCGAGGTGCTCGGCGTCTCGCAGATGCACGTCTCGCGCATCCTGTCGAGAACCCTGCATCAGCTGCGCGAGGACGCGCTACGCGACTGA
- a CDS encoding ATP-binding protein yields MGEWSSRSSTETTTIGVRIPARLEQLTMLRALAETVALIADFALDEVTDIRLALDEVATSLVLDAVPGSQLECEFTYDTDQMFVHVAAATTSEQVVGQAGFGWHIVRTLTHSIAASQAPFDGAVAGYPTVVDFSWVRRASDGG; encoded by the coding sequence ATGGGGGAGTGGTCTTCCCGATCCTCTACGGAAACAACGACAATCGGCGTCCGTATCCCCGCGCGGCTGGAGCAGTTGACGATGCTGCGCGCGCTCGCCGAGACCGTCGCCCTCATCGCCGATTTCGCGCTCGACGAGGTCACCGACATCCGGCTGGCCCTGGACGAGGTGGCCACCTCGCTGGTGCTGGACGCGGTGCCCGGCTCGCAGCTCGAGTGCGAGTTCACCTACGACACCGATCAGATGTTCGTGCACGTCGCCGCGGCGACCACGTCCGAACAGGTGGTCGGTCAGGCCGGTTTCGGCTGGCATATCGTGCGCACCCTGACGCATTCGATCGCCGCGTCGCAGGCGCCCTTCGACGGCGCCGTGGCCGGATATCCCACCGTCGTCGACTTCAGTTGGGTGCGAAGGGCATCCGATGGCGGGTAG
- a CDS encoding PAS and ANTAR domain-containing protein: protein MGPVEPENALALDRVIGAGTRQSVGSFRFWFVGERWEWSDEVAVIHGYAPGTVKPTTELLLTHKHPDDRAQVASALAKSIEEGEPFSSRHRILDTTGRVHHVIVVADHMFEDGAVVGTTGYYIDVTEALAEHRQEALDDALPELWASRAVIEQAKGALMLVYGVSAEQAFRVLSWRSQETNIKLRTLAARLVDDLASLTSSTTGLRTQFDHLLLTAHERIVAD from the coding sequence ATGGGGCCGGTCGAGCCCGAGAACGCACTCGCGCTGGACCGGGTGATCGGGGCCGGGACACGCCAGAGTGTCGGTAGTTTTCGTTTCTGGTTCGTCGGCGAGCGCTGGGAATGGTCGGACGAGGTAGCCGTGATCCACGGCTACGCGCCGGGCACCGTCAAGCCGACGACCGAGTTGCTGCTGACCCACAAACACCCCGACGATCGGGCTCAGGTGGCCAGCGCACTGGCCAAGTCCATCGAGGAGGGCGAGCCGTTCTCCAGCCGCCACCGCATCCTCGACACAACGGGGCGGGTCCATCACGTCATCGTGGTGGCCGACCATATGTTCGAGGACGGCGCGGTCGTCGGCACGACCGGGTACTACATCGACGTCACCGAGGCGCTCGCCGAACATCGACAGGAGGCCCTCGACGACGCCCTGCCGGAACTGTGGGCTTCCCGTGCGGTGATCGAACAGGCCAAGGGTGCGCTGATGCTGGTGTACGGCGTCAGTGCGGAACAGGCGTTCCGGGTGCTCAGCTGGCGCTCGCAGGAGACCAATATCAAGTTGCGCACCCTGGCCGCCCGTCTGGTGGACGACCTGGCGTCGCTGACGAGTTCGACGACCGGCCTGCGCACCCAGTTCGACCATCTGCTGCTCACCGCGCATGAAAGGATCGTCGCGGACTGA
- a CDS encoding STAS domain-containing protein, protein MSANSALHEYAEGVHRNGSAPRHRRTDSRACVQRVDRRHEGMVVRVEGEVDAIACPQFAAAVERAIRADRRTVVIDLRAARFLSIRAAATLATARQRAACDGVDIRLVGAGREVERSLEVSGVRSLFSAYPSVRAALDG, encoded by the coding sequence ATGTCCGCTAACTCCGCACTACACGAGTACGCCGAAGGTGTGCACCGCAACGGTTCCGCGCCGCGCCACCGCCGGACCGACAGCCGTGCCTGCGTCCAGCGCGTGGATCGCAGGCACGAAGGCATGGTGGTCCGGGTCGAAGGCGAAGTGGATGCCATCGCCTGTCCACAGTTCGCCGCGGCCGTCGAACGGGCGATCCGCGCCGACCGCCGGACGGTGGTGATAGATCTGCGCGCCGCGCGGTTCCTCAGTATCCGGGCCGCCGCGACGCTGGCCACCGCCCGGCAGCGCGCCGCGTGCGACGGCGTGGATATCCGGCTGGTCGGCGCAGGGCGCGAGGTCGAGCGTTCGCTCGAGGTCTCCGGGGTCAGGTCGCTGTTCAGCGCCTATCCCTCGGTGCGCGCCGCACTCGACGGGTGA
- a CDS encoding glycosyltransferase has product MKIAMVSEHTSPLGEPGGAHSSGQSVHVGELAAAYVQRGHEVSVYVRRTDPTSPVEVATAAGYRLVRVPAGPPRALPLNESLPHLGDFGSFLQRHWAKDKPDIVHAHFWMSGLAAELAARTHGIPVVVTFHALGTVRRRHQGLADTSPRSRIRFERLIAGRAAHIVATSADEVVELTRMGVPRFRISVVPSGIDLASFTPEGARAERGQRLRPHRLLSVGKLVQRKGFDVAIKALQELPDTELVIAGGPVGDDVEDDSEGRRLRRLAMEYGVQERLRMLGPLPRAELPRWYRSADVVLCTPTYEPFGRTALEAMACRKPVVATAVGGLLDTVVDGVTGRLIAPPDPLALARAVRPLLDDKTLRETWGAAGYQRAAGRYAWDQVALETLSAYHRAAPAHAGEVVSSVR; this is encoded by the coding sequence GTGAAGATTGCCATGGTTTCCGAGCACACCTCCCCGCTCGGCGAGCCCGGCGGCGCCCATTCGAGCGGTCAGAGCGTCCATGTCGGTGAGCTGGCCGCAGCCTACGTCCAGCGGGGACACGAGGTCTCGGTCTATGTGCGACGAACCGACCCGACCAGCCCGGTGGAGGTGGCGACGGCGGCGGGTTACCGGCTCGTCCGCGTGCCCGCCGGGCCGCCGCGGGCGCTCCCGTTGAACGAAAGCCTGCCGCATCTGGGCGATTTCGGCAGTTTTCTGCAGCGGCACTGGGCCAAGGACAAGCCCGATATCGTGCACGCGCACTTCTGGATGTCCGGGCTCGCCGCGGAATTGGCCGCACGCACCCACGGCATCCCGGTGGTGGTGACCTTTCACGCCCTCGGCACCGTTCGCCGCCGTCACCAGGGTCTGGCCGACACCAGCCCGCGCTCGCGCATCCGTTTCGAGCGCCTCATCGCCGGGCGCGCCGCGCACATCGTCGCGACCTCCGCGGACGAGGTGGTCGAGCTGACCAGGATGGGGGTGCCCCGGTTCCGGATCTCGGTCGTGCCGTCCGGCATCGACCTGGCCTCGTTCACCCCCGAGGGCGCGCGCGCCGAACGCGGGCAGCGATTGCGGCCGCACCGGCTGCTCTCGGTAGGAAAGCTGGTGCAACGCAAGGGTTTCGACGTGGCGATCAAGGCACTTCAGGAGCTGCCCGATACCGAGTTGGTGATCGCGGGCGGACCGGTCGGCGACGACGTCGAGGACGACAGCGAAGGCAGGCGATTACGCAGGCTCGCGATGGAATACGGTGTGCAGGAACGGCTTCGCATGCTGGGACCGCTGCCGCGGGCCGAGCTGCCGCGCTGGTATCGATCCGCCGACGTGGTGCTGTGCACCCCGACGTACGAGCCATTCGGCCGCACCGCACTGGAGGCCATGGCGTGCCGGAAACCGGTGGTGGCCACCGCGGTCGGCGGCCTGCTCGACACCGTGGTCGACGGCGTGACCGGCCGGCTCATCGCACCGCCGGACCCGCTCGCGCTCGCCCGCGCGGTGCGCCCGCTGCTCGACGACAAGACCCTGCGCGAAACCTGGGGCGCCGCCGGATATCAGCGCGCCGCTGGTCGCTACGCCTGGGATCAGGTGGCCTTGGAGACGTTGTCCGCCTACCACCGTGCCGCGCCCGCGCACGCGGGCGAGGTCGTCTCCTCGGTCCGCTGA
- a CDS encoding DUF6328 family protein produces MAQRDPASERPRADDEWNRDARGETETERMDRNWSTLIQELRVVQTGVQFLISALLIVPFQASFATLSPPLRLLYLITLAAAIGATVFLVAPISWHRILFRRHRLGNVVAAAHRCAMLGIGLLGVSLTGAMILVFELVTGTTGGVLAGVVVAILFLAAWWIVPWWWRTPRGGDASAQS; encoded by the coding sequence GTGGCACAGCGCGACCCCGCGTCCGAGCGGCCGCGCGCGGACGACGAGTGGAACCGGGACGCGCGCGGGGAGACCGAGACCGAACGGATGGACCGCAATTGGAGCACCCTCATCCAGGAGTTGCGCGTGGTGCAGACCGGTGTGCAGTTTCTCATCTCGGCCCTGTTGATCGTGCCGTTCCAGGCCTCGTTCGCGACCTTGTCCCCGCCGCTGCGGCTGCTGTATTTGATCACCCTGGCCGCCGCCATCGGCGCGACCGTCTTTCTCGTCGCGCCGATCTCCTGGCATCGCATCCTGTTCCGGCGCCACCGGCTCGGCAACGTCGTCGCCGCGGCGCACCGCTGCGCGATGCTCGGGATCGGCCTGCTCGGTGTCTCGTTGACCGGCGCCATGATCCTGGTCTTCGAGCTGGTCACGGGGACGACCGGCGGCGTGCTCGCCGGGGTGGTCGTCGCGATCCTGTTTCTCGCGGCCTGGTGGATCGTGCCGTGGTGGTGGCGGACCCCGCGCGGCGGGGATGCGTCGGCGCAGAGTTGA
- a CDS encoding glycosyltransferase family 9 protein: MTGHVLVARLDSAGDVLLAGPAVRAVARKADTLTFLAGPRGSSAAALLPGVDRVLEFEAAWVGADPPPLTHAGVRALIECLRLLAPDEAIIATSMRQSPLPLALLLRMAGVPRISAISPEHAGTLLDVRHRVDDALPEQIRTLSLAAAAGYPPGDHRLRVRRDLPQVDELTGGPGYIVLHPGAAVPARRMSATRSREVAAALVDAGHRVVVTGSPAEQTLTGTVAYGLARDLGGATDLAGLAAVLRDADAVVAPNTTAAPLAAAVDTPVVSLFAPVIPDRCWAPYGVPTVVLGNRDRPCGTHCLDAIPDTAIVSATELLLRSAG, encoded by the coding sequence ATGACCGGCCACGTGCTGGTGGCCCGGTTGGACAGCGCGGGTGATGTGCTGCTGGCCGGTCCCGCAGTGCGCGCCGTCGCGCGCAAAGCCGACACCCTCACCTTTCTCGCCGGGCCGCGCGGCAGTTCGGCCGCCGCCCTGCTGCCCGGGGTGGATCGCGTGCTCGAGTTCGAGGCCGCCTGGGTCGGCGCCGATCCGCCGCCGCTCACCCACGCCGGCGTGCGTGCGCTCATCGAATGCCTGCGTCTGCTCGCCCCCGACGAGGCCATCATCGCGACCTCGATGCGGCAATCGCCGCTGCCGCTGGCCCTGCTGCTGCGGATGGCGGGCGTGCCACGGATCAGCGCCATCAGCCCCGAGCACGCGGGCACACTGCTCGACGTCCGCCATCGCGTAGACGACGCACTGCCGGAACAGATTCGGACCCTCTCGCTGGCGGCCGCCGCGGGCTACCCGCCGGGCGATCATCGGCTGCGGGTACGCCGGGATCTGCCCCAGGTCGACGAATTGACCGGCGGCCCAGGCTATATCGTGCTGCACCCGGGTGCCGCGGTACCGGCGCGCCGGATGTCGGCGACGCGCAGTCGCGAGGTCGCGGCGGCGCTCGTCGACGCGGGGCACCGGGTGGTGGTGACCGGCAGCCCCGCCGAGCAAACCCTCACCGGGACAGTCGCATACGGCCTTGCCCGCGACCTCGGCGGCGCCACCGATCTCGCCGGTCTGGCCGCCGTGCTGCGCGATGCCGACGCGGTGGTCGCCCCGAATACCACCGCCGCACCGCTGGCCGCAGCGGTGGACACCCCGGTGGTTTCGCTGTTCGCACCGGTGATCCCGGATCGATGCTGGGCGCCCTACGGTGTGCCGACCGTCGTGCTCGGCAACCGCGACCGTCCGTGCGGCACGCACTGTCTGGACGCGATACCGGATACCGCGATCGTCTCCGCGACCGAACTGCTGCTCCGCAGCGCCGGTTGA
- a CDS encoding hemerythrin domain-containing protein has translation MTERHHRTVVELLVLQHKRMRELLEEMLASVGQERRASFEEFVRWLAVHEATEAELMHATIGP, from the coding sequence ATGACCGAACGACATCACCGCACCGTCGTCGAACTTCTTGTGCTGCAACATAAGCGAATGCGCGAACTGCTCGAGGAAATGCTCGCCTCGGTGGGCCAGGAGCGCCGGGCCTCGTTCGAGGAATTCGTGCGCTGGCTCGCGGTGCACGAGGCCACCGAGGCGGAGTTGATGCACGCCACCATCGGGCCCTAG
- a CDS encoding IS481 family transposase: protein MSHRNAPLTVEGRHRLVDRCRTRPIAHVAAEMGISRRCASKWVNRFRQHGELGLLDRSSAPHLSPSATPVQVVARIELLRRTRKWSARRISLELAAEGTRISVRTVGRHLVRLGLNRRRFLDPNGEPNRAPRRIIARRPGHMVHIDIKKVGKIPDGGGWRIHGRGSAQDKAARAANKRCRPGYVFLHTAVDGYSRLAYTEALPDEKAVTAIGFVFRARAFFAAHGITSIERIVTDNGACYKARDFAKVLLGARHQRITPYTPRHNGKVERYNRILAEEFLYAREWTSDLQRQQALQIWNIHYNYHRPHSAAGNRPPASRLRTGVTNVMASYN, encoded by the coding sequence GTGTCTCACCGTAATGCCCCGTTGACTGTCGAGGGCCGCCACCGGCTCGTGGACCGCTGCCGGACCCGCCCGATCGCCCATGTCGCCGCCGAGATGGGCATCTCCCGCCGATGTGCGTCGAAGTGGGTCAACAGATTTCGTCAGCACGGCGAGCTCGGGCTCCTCGACCGGTCCAGCGCCCCGCATCTGTCACCATCGGCCACGCCAGTGCAGGTGGTGGCCCGGATCGAACTGTTGCGCCGGACCAGGAAATGGTCCGCTCGCCGGATCTCACTTGAACTGGCAGCCGAAGGCACCCGGATCTCGGTGCGGACCGTGGGCCGGCACCTGGTCCGGCTCGGGCTGAACCGACGCCGGTTTCTGGACCCCAACGGTGAACCGAACCGGGCCCCGCGCCGGATCATCGCCCGCCGACCAGGCCATATGGTCCACATCGATATCAAGAAGGTCGGAAAGATCCCCGACGGCGGCGGCTGGCGCATCCACGGTCGAGGATCGGCCCAGGACAAAGCCGCCCGCGCGGCGAACAAACGTTGCAGGCCCGGTTACGTGTTCCTTCACACCGCTGTCGACGGCTACTCGAGGCTGGCCTACACAGAAGCCTTGCCGGACGAGAAAGCAGTCACGGCAATCGGTTTCGTGTTCCGGGCCCGGGCATTTTTCGCCGCTCACGGCATCACCAGCATCGAACGGATCGTCACCGACAACGGTGCCTGCTACAAAGCCCGCGACTTCGCGAAGGTGCTCCTCGGTGCCCGCCATCAGCGGATCACGCCCTACACACCGCGGCACAACGGCAAGGTCGAGCGTTACAACCGGATCCTGGCCGAGGAATTCCTCTACGCCCGCGAGTGGACTTCAGATCTGCAGCGCCAGCAGGCGCTGCAGATCTGGAACATCCACTACAACTATCATCGACCACACTCGGCCGCTGGAAACCGGCCACCAGCGAGCCGCCTCCGAACCGGCGTCACCAACGTCATGGCCTCATACAACTAG
- a CDS encoding P1 family peptidase: MTLRAREHGLEFTGVPGQFNAITDVPGVQIGYTTLIRDENVRTGVTAILPRGRDGVFLPCAAGWYALNGNGEMTGTTWLTETGALSLPVLLTNTHAVGTCHRGIVDWLVGAFPDLPDDWALPVVAETWDGYLNDINGAHVSTADAVAAIDAATGGPVAEGSVGGGTGMNCYGFKGGNGTASRRVGYGVDTYTVGAFVQANFGARRELVIRGVPVGARLQDDNPLGTWSAPAGSGSVIVVLAIDAPLLPGQLTALARRVPLGLARTGTTGSHFSGDIFLAFSTANEGALTSSYPDGETPYEQLRFIPWGQLNPFYEAAVEAVEEAVLNALFAGRTMVGRNGHRSPGLPVQAVLRLLGRDEVSRT, translated from the coding sequence ATGACGTTGCGCGCACGAGAGCACGGACTCGAATTCACCGGTGTACCGGGACAGTTCAACGCGATCACCGACGTGCCAGGCGTGCAGATCGGTTACACCACGTTGATCCGGGACGAGAACGTGCGCACCGGCGTCACCGCGATCCTGCCGCGCGGGCGCGACGGTGTGTTCCTGCCGTGCGCCGCGGGGTGGTACGCGCTCAACGGCAACGGCGAGATGACCGGCACCACCTGGCTCACCGAGACCGGCGCGCTGTCGCTGCCGGTGCTCCTCACCAACACCCACGCGGTCGGCACCTGCCACCGCGGCATCGTCGACTGGCTGGTCGGCGCGTTCCCGGACCTGCCGGACGACTGGGCGCTACCGGTGGTCGCCGAGACCTGGGACGGCTACCTGAACGACATCAACGGCGCGCACGTCAGCACCGCCGATGCCGTCGCGGCGATCGACGCCGCGACGGGCGGGCCAGTGGCCGAGGGCAGTGTCGGGGGTGGCACCGGCATGAATTGCTATGGCTTCAAAGGCGGCAACGGCACCGCCTCGCGCCGGGTCGGCTACGGCGTGGACACGTACACAGTGGGCGCGTTCGTGCAGGCGAACTTCGGTGCCCGCCGGGAACTCGTGATCCGCGGTGTGCCGGTCGGGGCGCGCCTGCAGGACGACAACCCGCTCGGAACCTGGTCCGCGCCTGCGGGTTCGGGCTCGGTCATCGTGGTCCTCGCCATCGACGCGCCGCTGCTACCCGGCCAGCTGACCGCGTTGGCACGGCGGGTGCCGCTCGGTCTGGCGCGGACCGGCACCACGGGCTCGCACTTCTCCGGCGACATCTTCCTTGCCTTCTCCACAGCCAACGAGGGCGCGCTGACCAGTTCCTACCCGGACGGCGAAACCCCGTATGAACAACTGAGATTCATTCCCTGGGGGCAGCTGAATCCGTTCTACGAGGCGGCGGTGGAGGCGGTTGAGGAGGCGGTGCTCAACGCGCTGTTCGCGGGCCGGACCATGGTGGGCCGCAACGGACATCGCTCGCCCGGCCTGCCGGTGCAGGCGGTGCTGCGGCTGCTCGGTCGCGACGAGGTCTCGCGGACGTAG
- a CDS encoding Rieske 2Fe-2S domain-containing protein yields MRHRAPPWPAPATSTVDGVTTSVSAICPHLNGIVGWNDAEQSWDCPLHGSRFAADGTLLEGPATGSLRPR; encoded by the coding sequence ATGCGGCACCGTGCACCGCCATGGCCTGCCCCCGCCACCAGCACGGTCGACGGCGTCACCACCAGCGTCTCCGCCATCTGCCCGCACCTCAACGGCATAGTCGGCTGGAACGACGCCGAACAGTCCTGGGATTGTCCCCTGCACGGCTCCCGCTTCGCCGCCGACGGAACACTGTTGGAGGGCCCGGCAACCGGATCACTGCGTCCGCGATAG
- a CDS encoding phosphotransferase, with product MVLAPRFAAVAAREAGRGKVAYGAFTVEDLDTVLRDETPRIGLWLDTSDLTVDQTVAEILARAESALTTPRGRPAAR from the coding sequence GTGGTGCTCGCTCCGCGATTTGCCGCGGTCGCCGCACGGGAGGCCGGTCGCGGCAAGGTGGCCTACGGTGCGTTCACTGTCGAGGACCTCGACACCGTGCTGCGCGACGAGACGCCCCGCATCGGATTGTGGCTGGACACCTCGGATCTCACCGTCGACCAGACCGTGGCCGAGATCCTTGCCCGCGCGGAGTCCGCGCTGACGACTCCGCGCGGACGCCCCGCCGCTCGATAG